The proteins below are encoded in one region of Streptomyces ficellus:
- a CDS encoding AMP-binding protein produces MNTAPEETLHSAVSRWAAARPDATAVVHGTRKVSYAELDRTADAWAAALTARGVGRGDLVPVLLPRGAALVTAVLAVLKCGAAYALLDPAWPEPRIQEVTRQLDARLIVTDDPDTRHTGLPAWSPAACGRDAGPPAGFRPADVPADAPACVFFTSGTTGRPKGVLTPHRATARLVRPGTFADFTPATVIPLAAALPWDAFSLELWGALLGGGTCLVVDEPYLSAQALREAVTGRGADTVWLTSSLFNMIVDEDPDAFRGLRQVMTGGERLSVPHVRAFLRHHPGIALLNGYGPVESTVFATTHRVTGADCDLPGGIPVGRPVPGTAVHLVDGEICVAGDGLALRYLGEPALTEAAFPRITVDGRPVRVYRTGDLGRLDEDGVLHYLGRADRQVKIRGHRIEPAEVERQIEALLPAVRACRVVATRDASGTADGLLAFCVPAGPEGLPPGAEDVLRAGLVHYQRPGALVAVPAFPVTANGKLDERALLALAPAAAPAAAPAADPEGPGVLPDLAGDAEEPLAELAAAVFAAVLGVASVPPGTAFTDLGGTSLAAGRVCARLAAQLGRPVPLSRLYEHPTARDLGRWLALTGDSPHPAAADGDDVPLSPMQTGYLTNHLLKPEDRSAHCLLLFRVDGDLDLDALDTAVEAVHERHEVLRTAYRAAPRPHARPVDVPAPALEIMDAAPDADAATAALCEALGTPLELAEGEVWRTALVPLEPGGSWVLGCVVHHIAFDGWSESVLAAHLAEAYDAALPGRPAATAPAAPSVAETARLRQDRLARVDLARQREALEAELAGVPELVWPAGPDRADDGAPPRRVERLLDADAAARVDAAAARAGVTRYAVLLACYGQVLAEVTGRRDFAVGTPVAQRSDGRLDEAVGCHIEMACLRLRGDVLDGGPAAVAAAGRITERAFRAQDVAFHDLVRTLNPPRTGRPPLFQTLLVLQDNAVPALPLTGLTTTHLRPPYLDIPLEVQTEFWPLPGGRLRLAVNHRPDAVPGATAEELAKRLADLVHTLPLPEGDPS; encoded by the coding sequence ATGAACACCGCACCCGAGGAGACCCTGCACAGCGCCGTCAGCCGCTGGGCCGCGGCCCGCCCGGACGCCACCGCCGTGGTGCACGGCACGCGGAAGGTGAGCTACGCCGAGCTCGACCGGACCGCCGACGCCTGGGCCGCCGCCCTGACCGCCCGGGGGGTGGGCCGCGGCGACCTGGTCCCGGTCCTGCTGCCGCGCGGCGCCGCGCTGGTCACCGCGGTGCTGGCCGTGCTGAAGTGCGGCGCCGCGTACGCCCTGCTCGACCCGGCCTGGCCCGAGCCGCGCATCCAGGAGGTGACCCGGCAGCTCGACGCCCGGCTGATCGTCACCGACGACCCGGACACCCGGCACACCGGGCTGCCGGCCTGGTCGCCCGCGGCGTGCGGGCGGGACGCCGGACCGCCCGCCGGGTTCCGGCCCGCCGACGTCCCCGCCGACGCGCCCGCCTGCGTGTTCTTCACCTCCGGGACCACCGGCCGCCCCAAGGGCGTCCTCACGCCCCACCGCGCCACCGCCCGCCTCGTACGCCCCGGCACCTTCGCGGACTTCACCCCCGCCACGGTGATCCCGCTGGCCGCCGCACTGCCCTGGGACGCCTTCTCGCTGGAGCTGTGGGGCGCGCTGCTCGGCGGCGGGACCTGCCTCGTCGTCGACGAGCCCTACCTGTCGGCGCAGGCGCTCCGCGAGGCGGTCACCGGCCGCGGCGCCGACACGGTCTGGCTGACCAGCAGCCTGTTCAACATGATCGTGGACGAGGACCCGGACGCCTTCCGGGGCCTGCGCCAGGTGATGACCGGCGGCGAGCGGCTTTCCGTCCCGCACGTCCGCGCCTTCCTGCGCCACCACCCCGGCATCGCCCTCCTCAACGGTTACGGGCCCGTCGAGAGCACCGTCTTCGCCACCACGCACCGCGTCACCGGGGCGGACTGCGACCTGCCCGGCGGCATCCCGGTGGGCCGCCCGGTCCCCGGGACGGCCGTCCACCTCGTCGACGGCGAGATCTGCGTGGCCGGCGACGGGCTCGCCCTGCGCTACCTCGGCGAACCCGCCCTCACCGAGGCCGCGTTCCCCCGCATCACGGTGGACGGCCGGCCGGTACGGGTCTACCGCACCGGTGACCTCGGCCGGCTCGACGAGGACGGCGTCCTGCACTACCTCGGCCGCGCCGACCGGCAGGTCAAGATCCGCGGCCACCGGATCGAACCGGCCGAGGTGGAACGGCAGATCGAGGCGCTGCTGCCCGCCGTGCGCGCCTGCCGCGTGGTCGCCACCCGGGACGCGAGCGGCACCGCGGACGGCCTGCTGGCCTTCTGCGTCCCCGCCGGGCCGGAGGGCCTCCCACCGGGGGCGGAGGACGTCCTGCGGGCGGGGCTCGTGCACTACCAGCGGCCCGGCGCCCTGGTCGCCGTACCGGCCTTCCCCGTCACGGCCAACGGCAAGCTCGACGAACGGGCCCTGCTGGCGCTGGCACCCGCCGCCGCCCCCGCCGCCGCCCCGGCCGCGGACCCGGAGGGCCCGGGCGTCCTCCCGGACCTGGCCGGTGACGCCGAGGAGCCGCTCGCCGAGCTGGCTGCGGCCGTGTTCGCGGCGGTGCTGGGCGTGGCCTCCGTACCGCCCGGCACCGCGTTCACCGATCTCGGCGGCACCTCACTGGCCGCGGGCCGGGTGTGCGCCCGGCTCGCGGCGCAACTGGGGCGCCCCGTCCCGCTGTCCCGGCTCTACGAACACCCCACCGCCCGGGACCTCGGCCGGTGGCTGGCGCTCACGGGCGACAGCCCGCACCCGGCCGCCGCGGACGGCGACGACGTACCGCTCAGCCCCATGCAGACCGGCTACCTGACCAACCACCTCCTGAAGCCCGAGGACCGCTCCGCCCACTGCCTGCTCCTGTTCCGCGTCGACGGGGACCTCGACCTGGACGCCCTCGACACCGCCGTCGAGGCCGTGCACGAGCGCCACGAGGTCCTGCGGACGGCGTACCGCGCCGCTCCCCGGCCCCACGCCCGGCCGGTGGACGTCCCCGCGCCCGCCCTGGAGATCATGGACGCCGCTCCGGACGCGGACGCCGCCACCGCGGCGCTGTGCGAAGCCCTCGGCACCCCGCTGGAGCTCGCCGAGGGCGAGGTGTGGCGTACGGCGCTGGTGCCGCTGGAGCCCGGCGGCTCCTGGGTCCTCGGCTGCGTCGTGCACCACATCGCCTTCGACGGCTGGTCGGAGTCCGTCCTGGCCGCGCACCTCGCCGAGGCGTACGACGCGGCGCTGCCCGGCCGCCCCGCCGCCACCGCGCCCGCCGCGCCCTCCGTCGCCGAGACCGCCCGGCTGCGCCAGGACCGGCTCGCCCGGGTGGACCTGGCACGCCAGCGGGAGGCGCTGGAGGCCGAACTCGCCGGCGTGCCCGAGCTGGTGTGGCCCGCCGGGCCCGACCGCGCGGACGACGGGGCGCCTCCGCGCCGCGTGGAGCGGCTCCTCGACGCGGACGCCGCCGCCCGGGTCGACGCGGCCGCCGCCCGCGCGGGCGTCACCCGGTACGCCGTCCTGCTGGCCTGCTACGGACAGGTCCTGGCGGAGGTGACCGGCCGGCGGGACTTCGCCGTCGGCACACCGGTCGCGCAGCGCTCCGACGGCCGGCTCGACGAGGCCGTCGGCTGCCACATCGAGATGGCGTGCCTCCGGCTGCGCGGGGACGTCCTCGACGGGGGCCCGGCCGCCGTCGCCGCGGCCGGCCGGATCACCGAACGCGCCTTCCGCGCCCAGGACGTGGCCTTCCACGACCTGGTACGCACGCTCAACCCGCCCCGCACCGGGCGGCCCCCGCTCTTCCAGACGCTCCTGGTCCTCCAGGACAACGCCGTGCCCGCACTCCCGCTGACCGGCCTGACCACCACGCACCTGCGCCCGCCCTACCTGGACATCCCGCTGGAGGTCCAGACCGAGTTCTGGCCGCTGCCCGGCGGCCGGCTGCGCCTCGCCGTCAACCACCGGCCCGACGCCGTCCCCGGCGCCACCGCCGAGGAGCTCGCCAAGCGGCTCGCCGACCTCGTCCACACCCTGCCGCTGCCCGAAGGAGACCCCTCATGA
- a CDS encoding cytochrome P450: MSVLAPETTDLADLLDPELYATGDPYPTWRWMRDNDPVRRHEATAYPAFWSVTRYDDIRTVYNDARVFSSAEGILLRPLAHGEDPGGGRTLALTDPPRHKALRSLVADWFTTRSVRALEDAMRGAVRQVVARATALGECDFVTDVAARLPLYVICRLMGVPEHEQEMLFTLTSKAFGAGDPEVRSIAHQEIMAYFVELMYRRMDRPEDDLVSALVNGEVDGELLSEEDILLNCDNLLVGGTENVRLAVSGGMATFLDHPADWERLRADRGLMPTAVEEVLRWTSSATHIMRTVTEPVTLHGRLLEAGDRVVLWTPSANRDERHFTGPDVFDITRRPNRHMALGAGEHFCLGAMMTRTEMRILFGELLDSVGRIERTGPAVPLRSIVVNGLESLPVRMTAR, encoded by the coding sequence ATGAGCGTGCTGGCCCCGGAGACCACCGACCTCGCCGACCTCCTCGACCCCGAGCTGTACGCCACCGGCGACCCGTACCCCACCTGGCGCTGGATGCGCGACAACGACCCGGTGCGCCGTCACGAGGCGACCGCCTACCCGGCGTTCTGGTCGGTCACCCGCTACGACGACATCCGCACCGTCTACAACGACGCCCGGGTCTTCAGCTCCGCCGAGGGCATCCTGCTGCGCCCCCTCGCCCACGGCGAGGACCCCGGCGGCGGCCGCACGCTCGCGCTCACCGACCCGCCGCGGCACAAGGCGCTGCGGTCCCTGGTCGCCGACTGGTTCACCACCCGCTCGGTGCGCGCGCTGGAGGACGCGATGCGCGGCGCGGTCCGCCAGGTCGTGGCGCGGGCGACCGCGCTGGGCGAGTGCGACTTCGTCACCGACGTCGCGGCGCGCCTCCCGCTGTACGTCATCTGCCGGCTGATGGGCGTGCCCGAGCACGAGCAGGAGATGCTCTTCACGCTCACCAGCAAGGCGTTCGGCGCGGGCGACCCGGAGGTCCGCAGCATCGCGCACCAGGAGATCATGGCGTACTTCGTCGAGCTGATGTACCGGCGGATGGACCGGCCCGAGGACGACCTGGTCAGCGCGCTCGTCAACGGCGAGGTGGACGGCGAACTGCTCAGCGAGGAGGACATCCTCCTCAACTGCGACAACCTGCTGGTCGGCGGCACCGAGAACGTCCGGCTCGCGGTGTCCGGCGGCATGGCGACCTTCCTGGACCACCCGGCCGACTGGGAGCGGCTGCGCGCCGACCGCGGGCTGATGCCCACGGCGGTGGAGGAGGTGCTGCGCTGGACCTCCAGCGCCACCCACATCATGCGTACGGTGACCGAGCCCGTGACGCTGCACGGCCGCCTGCTGGAGGCGGGCGACCGGGTCGTGCTGTGGACCCCGTCGGCCAACCGGGACGAGCGCCACTTCACCGGGCCCGACGTCTTCGACATCACCCGCCGCCCCAACCGTCACATGGCGCTGGGCGCCGGGGAGCACTTCTGCCTGGGCGCGATGATGACCCGCACCGAGATGCGGATCCTGTTCGGCGAACTGCTCGACTCCGTCGGCCGCATCGAGCGGACCGGCCCCGCGGTGCCGCTGCGCTCCATCGTGGTCAACGGGCTGGAGAGCCTCCCGGTGAGGATGACCGCCAGGTGA
- a CDS encoding heme-degrading domain-containing protein, with protein MTGAPHVTEPDVGELEDQQARLVLPRFTYDDAWTLGTLLVELARERRAPVAIDIRRGAQQVFHAALPGSSADNDDWIDRKRRVVERYAESSLLVGTRFRARGKSFDTDSRLDPAVYAAHGGSFPVSVAGAGVVGSVTVSGLPQLADHALVVEALERFLGGRDG; from the coding sequence GTGACCGGCGCACCGCACGTCACGGAGCCGGACGTGGGCGAACTGGAGGACCAGCAGGCCCGCCTCGTACTCCCCCGTTTCACGTACGACGACGCCTGGACGCTGGGCACGCTCCTGGTGGAGCTCGCCCGCGAGCGGCGCGCGCCGGTCGCCATCGACATCCGGCGCGGCGCCCAGCAGGTGTTCCACGCCGCCCTGCCCGGTTCGAGCGCGGACAACGACGACTGGATCGACCGCAAGCGCCGGGTCGTCGAGCGGTACGCGGAGAGCTCGCTGCTCGTCGGCACCCGCTTCCGCGCCCGGGGCAAGTCCTTCGACACGGACTCCCGTCTGGACCCCGCCGTCTACGCGGCGCACGGCGGCTCCTTCCCGGTGTCGGTGGCCGGCGCGGGCGTGGTCGGCTCGGTGACCGTGTCGGGCCTGCCCCAACTGGCGGACCACGCCCTGGTGGTGGAGGCCCTGGAGCGCTTCCTCGGCGGACGGGACGGCTGA
- a CDS encoding Gfo/Idh/MocA family oxidoreductase, with product MTGPLRVGLVGYGLAGSVFHAPLIAATDGLVLDTVVTSDPGRRRQAREAFGDVRCAATADELWARPDELDLVVIASPNKTHVPLATAALEAGLPVVVDKPVAGTAAEARGLAALAEERGLLLSVFQNRRWDNDFLTLRSLIARGELGDVQRFESRFERWRPQPKGGWRESGAPEEIGGLLYDLGSHVVDQALVLFGPARRVYAEADVRREGAEADDDTFLAITHANGVRSHLYVSATAAQLGPRFRVLGSRAGYVKYGLDPQEAALREGARPGPGWGTEPESTWGRVGAGESPLTGGGTPVASLPGDYPAYYAAVARALRDGTPPPVTAHEAADALDVLEAARRSARDGAAVTL from the coding sequence ATGACTGGACCGCTCCGCGTCGGACTCGTCGGCTACGGCCTGGCGGGGTCCGTCTTCCACGCCCCGCTGATCGCCGCGACCGACGGGCTGGTCCTCGACACCGTCGTCACGTCCGACCCCGGGCGCCGGCGGCAGGCCCGCGAGGCGTTCGGGGACGTCCGCTGCGCCGCGACGGCCGACGAGCTGTGGGCGCGGCCGGACGAGCTGGACCTCGTCGTGATCGCCTCCCCCAACAAGACGCACGTGCCGCTGGCCACCGCCGCCCTGGAGGCCGGGCTGCCGGTGGTCGTGGACAAGCCGGTCGCCGGGACGGCGGCGGAGGCGCGCGGGCTCGCGGCCCTCGCCGAGGAGCGCGGCCTGCTGCTGTCCGTCTTCCAGAACCGCCGCTGGGACAACGACTTCCTGACCCTCCGCTCCCTGATCGCGCGCGGCGAGCTGGGCGACGTCCAGCGCTTCGAGTCCCGCTTCGAGCGGTGGCGGCCCCAGCCGAAGGGCGGCTGGCGCGAGTCGGGGGCGCCGGAGGAGATCGGTGGCCTGCTGTACGACCTGGGCAGCCACGTCGTCGACCAGGCGCTGGTGCTGTTCGGCCCGGCGAGGCGGGTGTACGCCGAGGCGGACGTGCGCCGCGAGGGCGCCGAGGCGGACGACGACACGTTCCTCGCGATCACCCACGCCAACGGCGTCCGCTCGCACCTGTACGTCAGCGCCACCGCCGCCCAGCTGGGCCCGCGCTTCCGGGTGCTGGGCTCACGCGCCGGGTACGTGAAGTACGGCCTCGACCCGCAGGAGGCCGCGCTGCGCGAGGGCGCCCGGCCGGGCCCCGGGTGGGGCACCGAACCGGAGTCGACCTGGGGCCGGGTCGGCGCGGGCGAGTCGCCCCTCACCGGCGGCGGCACCCCGGTCGCGTCCCTCCCCGGCGACTACCCCGCCTATTACGCCGCCGTCGCCCGCGCCCTGCGCGACGGCACGCCCCCGCCGGTCACCGCCCACGAGGCGGCCGACGCGCTGGACGTCCTGGAGGCGGCGCGCCGGTCGGCCCGCGACGGTGCGGCGGTGACCCTGTGA
- a CDS encoding ROK family transcriptional regulator, translating into MNSDTGVNLPALRSHNAALVLDLLRTAGEDGASRLELAEHTGLTPQAVSKITARLREEGLAADAGRRASTGGKPRTVLRLVPGAAHAVGLHLDRDELTAVLVDLSGVVVTSAVVPLDLGSGAEVVMEVAAGEVAALTSRPLLGVGVAMPGPLDHAKGVTHRVTGFPEWDGFPLRDALARRLGLPVVLDKDTNAAALNLALSGTAFGRGGFGRSGSGRSGGGGGSGADSFAYLHLGTGLGAGLVLGGAVHRGARTGAGEFGHQTVQLDGPVCGCGGRGCLEALCLAAVARGDHASAARVLGAGAANLVQLLDIDRVLLGGRVVTGAAEPFVHGVRAVLEERAQRMGRPPVPVTLADGSPHMVAEGAAQLILAPVFGR; encoded by the coding sequence GTGAACAGCGACACGGGTGTGAACCTGCCCGCCCTCCGCAGCCACAACGCCGCCCTGGTGCTCGACCTGCTGCGCACGGCGGGCGAGGACGGGGCCAGCCGGCTGGAGCTCGCCGAGCACACCGGGCTCACCCCGCAGGCCGTCAGCAAGATCACCGCCCGGCTGCGCGAGGAGGGCCTCGCCGCCGACGCCGGGCGGCGCGCCTCCACGGGCGGCAAGCCCCGCACGGTGCTGCGGCTCGTCCCCGGCGCCGCCCACGCCGTCGGCCTGCACCTGGACCGCGACGAGCTCACCGCGGTCCTCGTCGACCTGTCGGGCGTCGTCGTCACCTCGGCCGTCGTGCCGCTGGACCTGGGGTCGGGCGCCGAAGTGGTCATGGAGGTCGCCGCCGGCGAGGTCGCCGCGCTCACCTCGCGGCCGCTCCTCGGCGTCGGCGTCGCCATGCCCGGCCCGCTCGACCACGCCAAGGGCGTGACCCACCGGGTGACCGGCTTCCCCGAGTGGGACGGCTTCCCGCTGCGCGACGCGCTCGCACGGCGGCTCGGGCTGCCCGTGGTGCTCGACAAGGACACGAACGCGGCGGCGCTGAACCTCGCCCTGAGCGGGACCGCGTTCGGCCGCGGCGGGTTCGGCCGCAGCGGTTCCGGCCGGAGCGGCGGGGGAGGCGGCTCCGGCGCCGACTCGTTCGCCTACCTCCATCTCGGTACGGGCCTGGGCGCGGGCCTCGTCCTCGGCGGCGCCGTCCACCGGGGCGCCCGCACCGGCGCGGGCGAGTTCGGGCACCAGACCGTCCAGCTGGACGGCCCCGTCTGCGGATGCGGCGGGCGCGGCTGCCTGGAGGCGCTGTGCCTGGCCGCCGTCGCGCGGGGCGACCACGCCTCGGCCGCGAGGGTGCTGGGCGCCGGCGCCGCCAACCTCGTCCAGCTGCTCGACATCGACCGCGTCCTGCTCGGCGGCCGGGTCGTCACCGGCGCGGCCGAGCCGTTCGTCCACGGCGTGCGCGCCGTCCTCGAGGAACGCGCCCAGCGCATGGGCCGCCCCCCGGTCCCGGTCACCCTCGCCGACGGCTCCCCCCACATGGTCGCCGAAGGCGCCGCCCAGCTGATCCTGGCCCCGGTCTTCGGCCGCTGA
- a CDS encoding GntR family transcriptional regulator — translation MDYPNGQAPGAPVRSGIPEHGRIPKYYAVKAHVAALVEELGEGQALPAERDLAVRYAVSRETVRQALRELLLEGRLRRRGRGTVVAGPKLEQPLSLASYTEGVRRQGRRPGRTLVGLDRFPCPAALAADLGADAGEPVWHMERVLLADDDRVGLESTYVTEARVPRLDTDFAPDSSFYAYLRERLGIRFGDADERIETVLATPREALLIGTPPALPMLLLHRVSRDTEGRPLERVRTLYRGDRFSFTTRLGAPR, via the coding sequence GTGGACTACCCGAACGGCCAGGCACCCGGCGCGCCCGTGCGCTCCGGGATTCCGGAGCACGGCCGCATCCCCAAGTACTACGCCGTCAAGGCGCACGTCGCCGCGCTCGTCGAGGAGCTGGGCGAGGGCCAGGCGCTGCCCGCCGAGCGCGACCTGGCCGTGCGCTACGCGGTCTCCCGCGAGACGGTCCGCCAGGCCCTGCGCGAGCTGCTGCTCGAGGGACGGCTGCGCCGCCGGGGGCGCGGCACGGTCGTCGCCGGGCCCAAGCTGGAGCAGCCGCTGTCGCTCGCCAGCTACACCGAGGGCGTACGCCGCCAGGGCCGCCGCCCCGGCCGCACCCTCGTCGGCCTCGACCGGTTCCCCTGCCCCGCCGCGCTCGCCGCCGACCTCGGTGCCGACGCCGGCGAACCCGTGTGGCACATGGAGCGCGTGCTGCTCGCCGACGACGACCGGGTCGGCCTGGAGAGCACGTACGTCACGGAGGCCCGCGTCCCGCGCCTGGACACCGACTTCGCGCCCGACTCGTCGTTCTACGCCTACCTCCGCGAGCGGCTCGGCATCCGCTTCGGCGACGCCGACGAGCGCATCGAGACCGTGCTCGCCACCCCGCGCGAGGCCCTGCTCATCGGCACCCCGCCCGCCCTGCCCATGCTGCTGCTCCACCGTGTCTCCCGGGACACGGAGGGCCGGCCGCTGGAACGGGTGCGCACCCTCTACCGGGGTGACCGGTTCAGCTTCACGACCCGTCTCGGCGCCCCACGGTAG
- a CDS encoding TIGR03364 family FAD-dependent oxidoreductase, with protein sequence MRIIVVGAGVVGTMHAWQAVERGHEVVQIERESEARGASLRNFGQIWVSGRAGGEELETALRARELWEGVGARVPGLGFRPIGSLTPVRTDLELAVAEAAAARPDAAARGFRLVTADDARAMNPALRGDFRAALWCERDAAVEPRTAQLALREALRASGRYTFLPGREVRDVVGDDAVRDDHGDVHTGDAVVLCTGAWLGGLVREVAGEVPVRRVRLQMMQTGPLGEPLTTSVADADSFRYYPAYDSAALDTGQPQEPVAAAHRMQLLMVQRLDGGLTIGDTHEYEHPFAFDTLEDPYEHLTRVVESLLGRPLPPVRRRWAGVYAQCTDTTRVVHRQRVRDRVWLVTGPGGRGMTCSPAIAETTANELDW encoded by the coding sequence GTGAGAATCATCGTCGTAGGAGCCGGCGTGGTGGGCACCATGCACGCCTGGCAGGCAGTGGAACGCGGCCACGAGGTCGTACAGATCGAGCGCGAGAGCGAGGCCCGCGGGGCCTCCCTCCGCAACTTCGGCCAGATCTGGGTCAGTGGCCGGGCCGGGGGCGAGGAACTGGAGACGGCCCTGCGCGCCCGCGAGCTGTGGGAGGGCGTCGGCGCGCGCGTCCCCGGGCTGGGCTTCCGGCCCATCGGCTCGCTCACCCCCGTCCGCACCGACCTGGAACTGGCCGTCGCCGAGGCCGCGGCCGCCCGCCCCGACGCCGCCGCCCGCGGCTTCCGGCTGGTCACCGCGGACGACGCCCGCGCCATGAACCCGGCGCTGCGCGGCGACTTCCGGGCCGCCCTGTGGTGCGAGCGCGACGCGGCCGTCGAGCCCCGCACCGCCCAGCTCGCCCTGCGCGAAGCCCTCCGGGCGTCCGGCCGGTACACCTTCCTGCCCGGGCGCGAGGTCCGCGACGTCGTGGGCGACGACGCCGTCCGGGACGACCACGGGGACGTCCACACCGGCGACGCCGTGGTGCTGTGCACCGGCGCCTGGCTGGGCGGGCTCGTCCGCGAGGTCGCCGGAGAGGTCCCGGTACGCCGTGTCCGCCTCCAGATGATGCAGACCGGCCCGCTCGGCGAGCCGCTGACCACCTCCGTCGCCGACGCCGACAGCTTCCGCTACTACCCGGCCTACGACTCCGCCGCCCTGGACACCGGCCAGCCGCAGGAGCCGGTCGCCGCCGCGCACCGGATGCAACTGCTGATGGTGCAGCGCCTCGACGGCGGCCTCACCATCGGCGACACCCACGAGTACGAGCACCCCTTCGCCTTCGACACCCTCGAAGACCCCTACGAGCACCTCACCCGGGTCGTCGAGTCCCTCCTCGGCCGCCCCCTGCCGCCCGTCCGGCGCCGCTGGGCCGGGGTGTACGCGCAGTGCACCGACACCACCCGCGTCGTCCACCGCCAGCGGGTGCGCGACCGCGTGTGGCTGGTGACGGGCCCCGGCGGTCGCGGCATGACGTGCTCGCCCGCCATCGCGGAGACGACCGCGAACGAACTGGACTGGTGA
- a CDS encoding phosphonatase-like hydrolase gives MTTHLNLVVLDMAGTTVADGGLVEEAFVAAARALGTEPDERMLDHVRATMGESKISVFRHLFGDESRARRANTAFEEAYATLVAAGRVAPVPGAADAVAHLRGQGRTVVLTTGFARVTQDALLDALGWRDLADLTLCPADTARGRGRPFPDMVLTALLRTGAADGVQGVAVAGDTAYDVLSGVRAGARVVAGVLTGAHGADALHAAGATHVLGSVAELPDLLARVEA, from the coding sequence ATGACGACCCACCTGAACCTCGTCGTCCTCGACATGGCCGGCACGACCGTCGCCGACGGCGGCCTCGTCGAGGAGGCCTTCGTCGCCGCCGCCCGCGCCCTGGGCACCGAACCGGACGAGCGGATGCTCGACCACGTCCGCGCCACCATGGGCGAGTCCAAGATCTCCGTCTTCCGCCACCTCTTCGGCGACGAGTCACGCGCCCGGCGCGCCAACACCGCCTTCGAGGAGGCGTACGCGACGCTCGTCGCCGCCGGCCGGGTCGCCCCCGTGCCCGGCGCCGCCGACGCCGTCGCCCACCTGCGCGGCCAGGGCCGCACGGTCGTCCTGACCACCGGGTTCGCCCGCGTCACCCAGGACGCCCTCCTCGACGCACTCGGCTGGCGCGACCTCGCCGACCTGACCCTGTGCCCGGCCGACACCGCCCGCGGCCGCGGCCGCCCCTTCCCCGACATGGTCCTCACCGCCCTCCTGCGCACGGGCGCCGCCGACGGCGTCCAGGGCGTCGCGGTCGCCGGCGACACCGCGTACGACGTGCTCAGCGGCGTACGCGCCGGGGCGCGGGTCGTCGCCGGGGTGCTGACCGGGGCGCACGGCGCCGACGCCCTCCACGCGGCGGGTGCCACGCACGTCCTCGGCTCGGTCGCCGAACTGCCGGACCTGCTCGCCCGGGTGGAAGCGTGA